One stretch of Cellulomonas wangsupingiae DNA includes these proteins:
- a CDS encoding putative bifunctional diguanylate cyclase/phosphodiesterase — protein MDAGLLGPYNVITTAIAVVAVAALGTVLVLLRRERAQARRNAELVRLARQLNRRYDALQRVTSEGVVVQTRDGHVLDMSERAAQVLGVARGDAVGMHVSRLPVVLLDDRGLAVNPGLVLGHREGDDERTTVVTLVPPGPGARPSVVQVTSRRMSADEGGEAGVLTTVVDVTARHDVEVALSRSETQFRVAMENAPIGMALVDLEGRIAEANVALAELLGTHASALRGYRVDELCAPEDRAAQRMEMDKLLGGGQQRFSLEMRCRRADDQLVWVVFDAALVRAADGRPDHFVVQVRDATESKMQAEMLTHRAMHDPLTGLANRTLLQEVLQTALAQPGAVDRIAVLACDLDGFKAINDRYGHAAGDDILVHVAGVLRAATSGGGTVARLGGDEFVVVLQELHAAKAVFEVANEIHTGLAEPVRVGRRRLGVGASIGIALAEPHLVEAGAPTLLAAADAALYRAKQSGRGRTEVYDTSMELAAPSNLHRELVHAMEAGELVVHYQPIVDLSDARVVGYEALVRWQHPHRGLLLPGAFLPQIQEAGVSVMLGQLVAARVVEFLASHTDDGRWVSVNVSADQLGDSELATRLLQDLSRHRVTAGRLVLELTESSLVASGTRIRHELTQLSAAGVPILLDDFGTGVSPLSYLRDLPVAGVKLDMSFTSGIPHDPTAGKVVRALGALARELAMVTIAEGIENEEQADFLRRNGWRYGQGWLYGGARPLD, from the coding sequence GTGGACGCAGGTCTGCTCGGGCCGTACAACGTCATCACCACCGCCATCGCCGTGGTCGCCGTGGCCGCACTCGGCACCGTGCTGGTGCTGCTGCGCCGGGAGCGTGCCCAGGCCCGGCGGAACGCCGAGCTGGTGCGTCTCGCGCGTCAGCTCAACCGGCGGTACGACGCGCTGCAGAGGGTCACGAGCGAGGGCGTCGTCGTGCAGACGCGCGACGGGCACGTGCTCGACATGTCCGAACGGGCCGCGCAGGTCCTCGGCGTCGCCCGGGGGGACGCGGTCGGGATGCACGTCTCCCGCCTGCCCGTCGTCCTGCTCGACGACCGCGGTCTCGCCGTGAACCCCGGGCTCGTGCTGGGGCACCGGGAGGGCGACGACGAGCGCACGACCGTCGTCACGCTCGTGCCGCCGGGGCCCGGGGCCCGGCCGTCGGTCGTCCAGGTGACCAGCCGGAGGATGTCCGCCGACGAGGGCGGGGAGGCCGGCGTGCTGACGACGGTCGTGGACGTCACCGCACGTCACGACGTCGAGGTCGCGCTCTCGCGCAGCGAGACGCAGTTCCGCGTCGCGATGGAGAACGCGCCGATCGGCATGGCGCTCGTCGACCTCGAGGGGCGCATCGCGGAGGCGAACGTCGCGCTCGCCGAGCTCCTGGGCACCCACGCGTCCGCGCTGCGGGGGTACCGGGTCGACGAGCTGTGCGCGCCGGAGGACCGCGCCGCGCAGCGCATGGAGATGGACAAGCTGCTCGGCGGCGGCCAGCAGCGGTTCTCCCTGGAGATGCGGTGCCGACGTGCCGACGACCAGCTCGTGTGGGTCGTGTTCGACGCGGCGCTCGTGCGTGCCGCCGACGGCCGGCCCGACCACTTCGTCGTCCAGGTGCGTGACGCGACCGAGTCGAAGATGCAGGCCGAGATGCTGACCCACCGGGCCATGCACGACCCCCTGACGGGCCTGGCGAACCGCACGCTGCTGCAGGAGGTGCTGCAGACGGCGCTCGCGCAGCCGGGCGCGGTCGACCGCATCGCCGTGCTCGCGTGCGACCTCGACGGCTTCAAGGCGATCAACGACCGGTACGGGCACGCGGCCGGCGACGACATCCTCGTGCACGTCGCGGGCGTGCTGCGGGCCGCGACGTCCGGCGGGGGCACCGTGGCCCGCCTCGGTGGCGACGAGTTCGTCGTCGTGCTGCAGGAGCTGCACGCGGCCAAGGCGGTCTTCGAGGTCGCCAACGAGATCCACACCGGGCTCGCCGAGCCCGTGCGCGTGGGGCGGCGCCGCCTCGGGGTGGGCGCGAGCATCGGCATCGCGCTCGCCGAGCCGCACCTCGTCGAGGCGGGCGCCCCGACGCTGCTCGCCGCCGCCGACGCGGCGCTGTACCGGGCCAAGCAGTCCGGCCGGGGGCGCACCGAGGTCTACGACACGTCGATGGAGCTCGCTGCGCCGTCGAACCTGCACCGCGAGCTGGTGCACGCGATGGAGGCCGGCGAGCTGGTCGTGCACTACCAGCCGATCGTCGACCTGTCGGACGCGCGCGTCGTCGGGTACGAGGCGCTCGTCCGCTGGCAGCACCCGCATCGCGGGCTGCTGCTGCCCGGGGCGTTCCTGCCGCAGATCCAGGAGGCCGGCGTCTCGGTGATGCTGGGTCAGCTCGTCGCCGCGCGCGTCGTGGAGTTCCTGGCGAGCCACACCGACGACGGCCGGTGGGTGTCGGTCAACGTCTCCGCCGACCAGCTGGGGGACTCGGAGCTCGCGACCCGGCTCCTGCAGGACCTGTCCCGGCACCGGGTCACCGCGGGCCGCCTCGTCCTCGAGCTGACGGAGTCGTCGCTCGTCGCCTCGGGGACCCGGATCCGGCACGAGCTCACCCAGCTGTCCGCTGCGGGCGTCCCGATCCTGCTGGACGACTTCGGCACCGGCGTCTCGCCCCTGTCGTACCTGCGCGACCTGCCGGTGGCCGGCGTGAAGCTCGACATGTCCTTCACGTCCGGGATCCCGCACGACCCGACGGCGGGCAAGGTCGTGCGGGCCCTCGGGGCGCTCGCGCGCGAGCTGGCGATGGTGACCATCGCCGAGGGCATCGAGAACGAGGAGCAGGCCGACTTCCTGCGCCGCAACGGCTGGCGGTACGGGCAGGGCTGGCTCTACGGGGGCGCGCGCCCCCTGGACTGA